In Blastopirellula sp. J2-11, a single genomic region encodes these proteins:
- a CDS encoding FHA domain-containing protein, with amino-acid sequence MGQGTKIEEALRRGTSMFGELIPVGGGDPIPLLKKSLLVGRRETCDIVLRFKNVSSNHCQLYVNKGYWFVIDQNSRNGTKVNSQRVQTGEKRIDPGDKIAIAKHEYELKYDPSELGAVGPPPAEENVMEDILSKSLLERAGINSSSRRFGGE; translated from the coding sequence ATGGGCCAAGGGACGAAAATCGAAGAGGCACTTCGAAGAGGCACGTCAATGTTTGGTGAGCTCATTCCTGTGGGCGGGGGGGATCCTATTCCCCTGCTGAAGAAAAGTTTGTTGGTTGGACGGCGAGAAACGTGTGATATCGTGCTGCGATTCAAAAACGTTTCGTCCAATCACTGCCAACTCTATGTGAACAAAGGGTACTGGTTCGTAATCGATCAAAACAGCCGTAACGGCACGAAGGTCAACAGCCAGCGCGTTCAGACCGGCGAAAAGCGGATCGATCCCGGTGATAAGATCGCGATCGCGAAGCATGAGTACGAACTGAAGTATGATCCATCCGAACTAGGCGCCGTTGGGCCGCCGCCGGCTGAAGAGAATGTGATGGAAGACATTCTCAGCAAGTCGTTGTTAGAGCGAGCCGGCATCAACAGCAGTTCGCGACGATTTGGCGGCGAATAA
- a CDS encoding TIGR01212 family radical SAM protein (This family includes YhcC from E. coli K-12, an uncharacterized radical SAM protein.), giving the protein MNIGLTDHSNTFKKAVNNPLVLTPPQTNPDWRLAGHRYYSYNFFLRKKFGQRIQKVSVDAKFTCPNVDGSVAKGGCTFCDNRSFSPSRRVPIRKITDQIDDGIRRLKMRYKVERFIAYFQPATNTYAPVERLRPLYEQAVSHEKVVGMAIGTRPDCVPAPVMDLLAEMAERTYLTVEYGLQTIHNRSLDWMNRGHHVDAFYDAVERSQGLGFEICAHVMLGLPGESHADMMATAQAIAQSPIQSVKIHNLYCVKKTPLADQVAAGEVRLMELDEYASTLVDFLELLPPHMLVERTIGDAPPDYFVGPSWCLDKPTALKTIAAELERRDTWQGKLVPSGADA; this is encoded by the coding sequence ATGAACATTGGCCTTACGGATCACTCTAACACCTTCAAGAAAGCAGTCAACAATCCGTTGGTCCTTACTCCCCCCCAGACAAATCCCGATTGGCGACTCGCCGGGCATCGCTACTATTCGTATAACTTCTTTCTGCGTAAGAAGTTTGGGCAGCGCATCCAAAAAGTTAGCGTCGATGCAAAATTTACTTGCCCCAATGTGGACGGTTCGGTAGCCAAAGGGGGTTGTACCTTTTGTGACAATCGTAGCTTCAGCCCCAGCCGCCGAGTTCCGATTCGCAAGATCACCGACCAAATCGACGACGGTATCCGCCGCCTCAAGATGCGCTACAAGGTCGAACGGTTTATCGCCTACTTTCAACCGGCGACCAATACGTACGCTCCGGTCGAACGACTCCGTCCGCTCTACGAGCAGGCGGTGTCGCACGAGAAGGTTGTCGGCATGGCGATCGGCACGCGGCCCGATTGCGTCCCTGCACCGGTGATGGATCTGCTGGCCGAAATGGCGGAACGTACCTATCTGACAGTCGAATATGGCCTGCAAACGATCCACAATCGCTCGCTCGATTGGATGAACCGCGGACATCACGTCGACGCGTTCTACGACGCCGTCGAACGCAGCCAGGGGCTCGGCTTTGAAATCTGCGCCCACGTCATGCTAGGGCTCCCCGGCGAATCGCACGCAGACATGATGGCGACCGCCCAAGCGATCGCCCAGTCGCCGATCCAATCGGTCAAAATCCACAATCTTTACTGCGTCAAAAAAACGCCGCTGGCCGATCAAGTCGCCGCCGGCGAGGTTCGCCTGATGGAGTTGGACGAGTACGCAAGCACGTTGGTCGATTTCCTCGAGTTGTTGCCGCCGCACATGCTGGTCGAACGGACGATCGGCGACGCTCCGCCTGACTACTTTGTCGGCCCCTCGTGGTGTCTCGACAAACCGACCGCGCTCAAAACGATCGCCGCCGAGCTGGAGCGCCGCGATACCTGGCAAGGCAAGCTGGTCCCGAGCGGCGCCGATGCTTGA
- a CDS encoding DUF6798 domain-containing protein yields the protein MLRPTMNEANSADCTSASSPRRGWIPFALESLAITLLFALYVAALGPEVNEPHYLCKAKQYWNPAWLPHDFFLSAPGAHYTFYWTLGWLTLFFPLPVVAWIGRVISWLALAAAWRRLSFLVIPHRWCSIATAAIWLVTLHYGHLAGEWVVGGVEGKTFAYPFVLIALGLAIQNRWNPAWVSLGIASAFHILVGGWAVVALGVAWLLVGRKSAPFLTMLTGLMGGGLISLLGLVPALLLTAGLPADMQSEAHQLYVFYRLPHHLVVHRMDSLRQICFGAVAAGWAVFAWTSRRNSSAVLVNSFAFGSLLIAAAGLAIDQICCYWLGDYDLGAKLLRFYWFRLSDVAVPLAFSLSVGLRLFVAEQQPHRSALRSASIAVVLLATTIGLALRVQSRLTAPMPPADEMASVSDYAAWRAMCGWIRENTSDSATFLTPLNQGTFKWSAQRSEVVTHKDIPQEAESLLGWKERRWRTNRYERLTTDQIRMLSRDYQIDYVVVDKQARPTFQGWDFPRVYPADEHSDSPYEIFRIP from the coding sequence ATGTTGCGGCCCACCATGAATGAGGCGAATTCCGCTGACTGCACTTCCGCTTCGTCTCCACGACGTGGTTGGATTCCGTTTGCGCTGGAATCGTTAGCGATCACGCTGCTGTTCGCCCTTTACGTTGCGGCCCTCGGTCCCGAGGTCAACGAACCGCACTATCTCTGCAAAGCCAAGCAGTACTGGAATCCCGCCTGGTTGCCGCACGACTTTTTTCTGTCGGCGCCGGGCGCTCACTACACGTTCTATTGGACGCTTGGCTGGCTGACCCTCTTCTTTCCGCTGCCGGTCGTCGCTTGGATCGGGCGCGTCATCTCGTGGTTAGCGTTGGCCGCCGCGTGGAGACGTCTGAGCTTTTTGGTCATTCCACACCGGTGGTGCAGCATCGCCACGGCGGCGATCTGGCTGGTGACGCTGCACTATGGGCATCTCGCCGGCGAATGGGTCGTCGGCGGCGTTGAAGGGAAAACATTCGCCTATCCCTTTGTCTTGATCGCACTGGGACTAGCGATCCAAAACCGCTGGAACCCGGCCTGGGTTTCGTTGGGAATCGCCAGCGCGTTTCATATTTTGGTCGGAGGCTGGGCCGTGGTCGCCCTCGGCGTCGCGTGGCTCTTGGTGGGACGAAAATCGGCGCCATTTTTGACGATGCTGACGGGCTTGATGGGGGGAGGTCTGATCTCGCTGCTGGGGCTGGTCCCTGCTCTGCTGCTAACGGCCGGACTGCCTGCCGACATGCAAAGCGAAGCGCACCAGTTGTACGTCTTTTATCGCTTACCGCATCATCTGGTCGTGCATCGGATGGATTCGTTGCGGCAAATCTGCTTTGGCGCCGTCGCCGCCGGTTGGGCGGTATTCGCCTGGACTTCGCGCCGCAACAGCAGCGCTGTGCTAGTCAACTCTTTTGCCTTCGGCAGCTTGTTGATCGCAGCAGCCGGACTGGCGATCGACCAAATCTGCTGCTATTGGTTAGGCGACTACGATCTGGGCGCCAAGCTGCTCCGTTTTTATTGGTTTCGTCTCAGTGACGTCGCCGTGCCGCTCGCGTTTAGTTTGAGCGTTGGGCTGCGTCTCTTCGTCGCGGAGCAGCAACCGCATCGATCGGCGCTGCGATCCGCATCGATCGCGGTTGTCTTGTTGGCGACGACGATCGGCTTGGCGCTGCGCGTCCAGTCACGGCTCACTGCGCCGATGCCGCCGGCAGATGAGATGGCTTCGGTCTCGGACTACGCCGCCTGGCGAGCGATGTGCGGCTGGATTCGGGAAAACACGTCGGACAGCGCCACCTTTTTGACGCCGCTGAACCAAGGGACGTTCAAGTGGAGCGCCCAGCGAAGCGAAGTCGTGACGCACAAAGATATTCCGCAAGAAGCGGAAAGCTTGCTCGGCTGGAAAGAGCGCCGCTGGCGCACCAATCGGTACGAACGACTAACGACCGATCAGATTCGGATGTTGAGTCGCGACTACCAAATCGACTACGTTGTAGTCGACAAGCAGGCGCGTCCGACCTTTCAAGGTTGGGATTTCCCGCGCGTTTATCCGGCCGACGAGCATTCCGATTCTCCCTATGAAATCTTTCGCATCCCATAG
- a CDS encoding NUDIX hydrolase — MKSFASHSPDSFAWIDPLSEQLAGALPSQPFPGPLSPQLVYSRHHGPPRHDARLAAVLIHLFPHDGVWSLPLVRRADVGDVHSGQIALPGGMIEVAETAVDAARREFFEETGVEVSADQIAGELSPVYIYVSNFWVRCFVSIGAEVTAWSPCDREVAELIFLPIADLGNDQIRSTIQVNRRGLQLTGPALEISGSQLWGATYHILMNFVLALQLRQEECRAAG, encoded by the coding sequence ATGAAATCTTTCGCATCCCATAGCCCCGATTCCTTCGCGTGGATCGATCCGCTTAGCGAGCAACTCGCCGGCGCCCTCCCCTCGCAACCTTTCCCTGGCCCCCTCTCGCCGCAGTTGGTCTATTCGCGCCACCACGGACCTCCCCGGCATGACGCGCGTTTGGCCGCGGTCTTGATTCATCTGTTCCCTCACGATGGGGTTTGGTCGTTGCCGCTGGTCCGCCGCGCCGATGTCGGCGACGTCCATTCAGGTCAAATCGCTTTGCCTGGCGGCATGATCGAAGTCGCCGAAACCGCGGTCGACGCCGCTCGCCGCGAGTTCTTCGAAGAGACCGGAGTCGAAGTCTCCGCCGATCAGATCGCTGGCGAACTATCCCCGGTCTATATCTACGTCAGCAATTTTTGGGTTCGCTGCTTTGTGTCGATCGGCGCCGAGGTCACCGCATGGTCCCCTTGCGATCGTGAAGTAGCGGAACTCATTTTTCTGCCGATCGCCGACCTGGGAAACGATCAGATTCGTTCAACCATTCAGGTGAATCGCCGCGGACTGCAGCTGACCGGGCCTGCGTTGGAGATCAGCGGCAGCCAACTTTGGGGAGCGACTTACCACATTTTGATGAACTTCGTCCTGGCCTTGCAGCTGCGGCAAGAGGAATGCCGAGCCGCTGGCTGA